Proteins encoded by one window of Dokdonella sp.:
- a CDS encoding YceI family protein — MRVPLIPALLSSLFLCSLAPASEVPTWRFDPVHSQVVFFVDHLGFSKAIGRARVDSGRLAFDPEDWSTASIDVTIALDTLDMGEPKWTATVRSAQFLDADRWPGARFRSTAVEQTGANALRVHGLLSLHGREQPLTIEATLNRVGRDPYTRKHKVGFSARAKLDRFAFGIERYRDAVGAEVDLRIEIEAVRTGRNAKENNDDIAQ, encoded by the coding sequence ATGCGCGTCCCGCTCATTCCTGCATTGCTGTCATCGCTGTTCCTGTGCTCCCTGGCACCGGCCAGCGAGGTGCCGACGTGGCGTTTCGATCCGGTGCACAGCCAGGTCGTGTTCTTCGTCGACCATCTCGGCTTCTCCAAGGCGATCGGCCGCGCCCGCGTCGACAGCGGCCGCCTTGCCTTCGACCCCGAGGACTGGAGCACGGCCTCGATCGACGTCACCATCGCCCTCGACACGCTCGACATGGGCGAGCCGAAATGGACCGCGACCGTCAGGTCCGCACAGTTCCTCGACGCGGATCGCTGGCCGGGCGCGCGCTTCCGCAGCACGGCGGTTGAGCAGACCGGCGCCAATGCCCTGCGCGTGCATGGCCTGCTCTCGCTGCACGGTCGCGAGCAGCCGCTGACGATCGAGGCGACCCTGAACCGGGTCGGTCGCGACCCTTACACGCGCAAGCACAAGGTCGGCTTCAGCGCCCGCGCGAAGCTCGACCGCTTCGCTTTCGGCATCGAACGCTACCGTGACGCCGTCGGCGCCGAGGTCGATCTGCGCATCGAGATCGAGGCCGTGCGCACCGGCCGCAACGCAAAGGAGAACAACGATGACATTGCGCAGTGA
- a CDS encoding cytochrome b yields MTLRSDQRRWGGVAKTFHWLMALGIVGAGVLGLVMTGMERGMAKLNAFALHKSIGLTVLALFVLRLAWRFFDRRPADLPMPRIQRITAHAVHGVLYLFMLAIPLSGWIYNSARGYPLQWFKQFNLPALAEKSDDLAQLAIGVHVWLFWLLVVVLAAHVGGALLHHFFERDDTLRRMLPFARLRATPPGDAP; encoded by the coding sequence ATGACATTGCGCAGTGACCAACGCCGCTGGGGCGGCGTGGCGAAGACGTTCCACTGGCTGATGGCGCTCGGCATCGTCGGTGCCGGCGTGCTTGGCCTGGTCATGACCGGCATGGAGCGCGGCATGGCCAAGCTCAATGCCTTCGCGCTGCACAAGTCGATCGGCCTGACCGTGCTCGCCCTGTTCGTGCTGCGCCTGGCCTGGCGCTTCTTCGACCGTCGCCCGGCCGACCTGCCGATGCCGCGCATCCAGCGCATCACCGCACATGCGGTGCACGGAGTGCTGTACCTGTTCATGCTGGCGATCCCGTTGTCGGGCTGGATCTACAATTCGGCGCGCGGCTATCCACTGCAATGGTTCAAGCAGTTCAACCTGCCGGCCCTGGCCGAGAAGAGCGATGACCTCGCGCAACTGGCGATCGGCGTGCACGTCTGGCTGTTCTGGCTGCTCGTCGTCGTGCTGGCCGCCCATGTCGGCGGCGCCCTGTTGCATCATTTTTTCGAGCGCGACGACACCCTGCGCCGCATGTTGCCGTTCGCGCGCCTGCGCGCAACACCTCCCGGAGATGCACCATGA